The nucleotide sequence CATCGCGTTTCGGTCGAGTCCGACGCGCTGGGCAGCGATGAACCAGTCCGTCCAGCTCGCCGTCTGCAGCAGCGCCGCCAGTTCAAACTCCTGGAACGCAACCAGGGCCATGAGCCCCAGGGCGGGCAGAACTCGCCGTACCGGGTCGTTCCAGATGCAGGCGAGCAGACGTGCCAGCTCTCTCAGCGAGAACCCGCTCTGTCGGACGAGCATCCATCGGCAATAAAGGGCCGAAGCACTGGCCAGTCCCGGCGGTGAGGCAAGTAGCGTCACCACGCCGATCGGAACAATCCGCAGCAGCAACAGTCCCGTACAGAGCCATTCCGCCGCGCGCGACGACGAGAGTGCCGGCCCCCGGTACGTGTAACCCACCAGCAGTTCCGGAAAGAGAAATGGTGCGAGCACCAGGCCGAAAGCCAGGGGCCGCCACCGATCCGACACCTGACGCAGCCAGCGTTCAACGCCGATGCAGATGGGCCATGCACACAAGCAAAGCACGCATGTCCGAACCAGTGTCCACCAGCAGGCCCACCCGAGACTCATGCAGCACCCTGTTTCACTTCAGGTACTCCGCTTTCAACCACTCAAGACATTCCCGTCGGGCGGGAAGCAGGCCTCGCAGATCGACCCCGTCGCGAGCCCACTCCGTCAACTTCTGCACCTCTGCGGGAATCAGTTCGGCATTTACTTCGCCCAGAGGAATCTGCCGTGCTTTTGATTTGGCGAGTGCCAATTCGGTTTCGGCAGACGCCAGAAAATCAACCAGTCGCTGCGCGGCGGTCAGCCGGCGGGTTCCTTTAATGATTCCGACCGTGTTCGGAATACAGACCGTGCGGTACTGTGTCGCCGTCGGCGAATTCTCGGCAGGAACGGCCTGGTGATCCGATTGAGGCGGGACGGCAGAGATGCGAACGGGAAGCATCTCGACGGGTAACCCGTCATCCAGCGCCACGAACACGTCATCGGTGTCTGTTAATCCGGCATCGCAAGTCCCTCGGGCGACGATGTCTTTGACAGCCGCATTCCCATCGACTTCGCGCAGGCCCCGCATCCGCAAATCACGGTGCCAGTCTTTGAGACGTTCGCCCCCCCACAAGTGCCAGAGTACGGTGTAATGAGTGAGCGTCGTACCGAACAGCGGCTTCGCCATCGCGACGCGAGCCGGTTCCAGCCCCAGCAGCGTACTGAAGGTCTCTTCTGATGAGGCGACCTGACTCGTGTTGAAGATGATGACACGCAATCGGGCAGCGAATCCGACCCAATAACCCTCAGGGTCGCGAAACTGCTCGGGAATACGGCTCCACGCGGCCCCTCGATGAGCCTCAAGCAAGCCCTGCTGCTGCAACTCGACCATCCCCAGCAGTTCGTTGTTCCAGAAAACATCGCAGCGAGGTTGCGCCGCTTCCTGGACAATCAGATTGATTAACCCGAGCGATTTTGTCGCTTCCGTGTCATATCGCGTCTGAACTTGAATTCCTGTCTGGCGGGAGAACTCGTTCAGAACATCTTCGGCAAAGATCCGGTCGTGGGCACAGTATACGACCAGCGTGTCTGCGTCAGCCCCCGACCGTGGCAATACACCCAGCCAGACCCCCGCCAGCAACAACACCGCGAGCACGGGAAGCAAAACCGCTGAACGGTTAATTCGATTGACGACCATCGTAGTTCCACCAGAGGAATCAAGGGAATTTCGAACGGGTACGGTACGATGCTACTCCGCCTTCGATCAACCGAACTCGGAAAGAGTTTCGCAGAGAATGTCCGACTTCGACGATTTCTTCGTCGCGTGTCAATGGCTCCGTCTCATCGGCGCAGATATTATGACGATTGGAACCCTCTGAACGAGGTCGTGTCGAAACCACCCATCTGTGAGGCGACGCTTGACGGACAATACTTCGGATTCCCCGCAGTCGCACAGACTCGCCGAGTCTGAGGGATCGCTTGGCGCCGTGGCCCCTCCTTCCCGAATTCTGGTCGAAGCGATCAAACTGCAGAAGCAGTTCGGAACGCACGTTGCCGTCAAGGACGTCAGCTTCTCGATCCGGGGTGGCGAAGTCCTCGGACTGCTGGGTCCCAATGGAGCGGGCAAAAGCACGTCCATGATGATGATGGCGGGGCTGCTGACCCCGACCAGTGGCGAAGTCCGAATCAATGGAAAACACTTCGACGGGAAAGATCTTTCCCTGCGTCGGGTCTTTGGCCTGGTTCCCCAGGAATATGCCATTTATCAGGAACTCAGCGGTCTGGACAATTTGAAGTTCTTCGGAAATCTCTACGGAATTCGAGGCGAAGAACTGGACCAGCGCTGCAGCGAAGTTCTGGAAGAGATTGGTCTGACAGAGAGCGCTCGCCGGAAAGCGGGAAACTACTCTGGCGGCATGAAGCGCCGGCTCAATTTTGGCATCGCACTGATGCAGAGACCGCAGATCCTGATCCTGGATGAACCGACTCTGGGGGTCGATCCCCAATCGCGTGCGCGACTGATGGACTGTATTCGTAAACAGACGGCCGCCGGCGTGGGCGTGATCTACGCCAGTCACTATATGGAAGAAGTCCAGTCGATTTGCGAACGGGTCGCGATCATCGATCAAGGGGTGGTCCTGGTAAACGATTCGATTCACAGCCTGCTGTCGGGGATGTCCGCCGATGTTTTCCTGTACGTGGATCGGACGGACGGGGTTGCCGCCGAACTCGGGGATTTAGCACGCGTGGGCGTCAGTAACGACAATGAACCCGCCGTCATTGTCTCGGGCGGGACATCTGTCGGGAACCTCGCAAAAACAAACGGTCAAAATCCCACGGCCCGCGACGGAAGCCACCCGATGACCAACCCTCATTCACCCCATGACGAACACGATCTGGGAACACGGTTGCGCGCCACCCTGGACAAGCTCGAAAAATCAGGCGTTCAAGTCTTGCGGGTGGAAACTCAGCAATCGAATCTGGAAGGACTATTCCTCAAACTCACCGGGAAACGCCTGCGGGATTGACGGACCACGTCGTCGACAAAAAACTCACCAGATTCCGCAGCTTCGACAAGATCTTCCAGACCTTACCAAACGGCACGTCCAATCCGACAGTACACAGATAATCACAGCAACAGCGGGCAATTTTCGACGTTCAACCGAATATGCGATAGGTTCTAATGTATGGCTGCCTGGTATATCACCGCAAAAGATCTGTTTCTGCTCTCGCAGGACCGTCAAGCACTCGTGTTGCTGCTCGTACTGCCGTTGCTGTTTATTTCGATTGTCGGCATGTCAACCGGCCAGTTCCTCACCCGTGACGATAATACCGAACGTTTCCGGATCGCTCTGATCGATCGCAGTCAAAGCGAGACCTCGAAAGAACTGATCAGCAGCCTCGGTCAGCAACCCGAACTGTTGATTACTCCTGTCGACTCGGAAGAAGCGGCCACCGAACTCGCCCGCAGTGGCGATGCAATCATGCTGATGCAGATTGGACCACGGTTTGAGGAACTTGTTGACGAAGTGAGGATGACGGACATCTTCAATCCCAAGATCGGTCTGGCGGTCTCAGGAGTTTCGTCCCTCGACGTGACACTGGACGCAAAAGTATCGGCGGGGGGTGTCGGTAAGCTGCTGGAAGGAGTCGTCACATCACTGATCATCAAGTTCGTCGCTCCGATTGCTGCACGAAAGAATCCCGTGACCCGGGGTTGGGTCCGTACTGACGAAGAAGAAACAACGGAG is from Schlesneria sp. DSM 10557 and encodes:
- a CDS encoding ABC transporter ATP-binding protein; its protein translation is MAPPSRILVEAIKLQKQFGTHVAVKDVSFSIRGGEVLGLLGPNGAGKSTSMMMMAGLLTPTSGEVRINGKHFDGKDLSLRRVFGLVPQEYAIYQELSGLDNLKFFGNLYGIRGEELDQRCSEVLEEIGLTESARRKAGNYSGGMKRRLNFGIALMQRPQILILDEPTLGVDPQSRARLMDCIRKQTAAGVGVIYASHYMEEVQSICERVAIIDQGVVLVNDSIHSLLSGMSADVFLYVDRTDGVAAELGDLARVGVSNDNEPAVIVSGGTSVGNLAKTNGQNPTARDGSHPMTNPHSPHDEHDLGTRLRATLDKLEKSGVQVLRVETQQSNLEGLFLKLTGKRLRD
- a CDS encoding substrate-binding domain-containing protein; this encodes MVVNRINRSAVLLPVLAVLLLAGVWLGVLPRSGADADTLVVYCAHDRIFAEDVLNEFSRQTGIQVQTRYDTEATKSLGLINLIVQEAAQPRCDVFWNNELLGMVELQQQGLLEAHRGAAWSRIPEQFRDPEGYWVGFAARLRVIIFNTSQVASSEETFSTLLGLEPARVAMAKPLFGTTLTHYTVLWHLWGGERLKDWHRDLRMRGLREVDGNAAVKDIVARGTCDAGLTDTDDVFVALDDGLPVEMLPVRISAVPPQSDHQAVPAENSPTATQYRTVCIPNTVGIIKGTRRLTAAQRLVDFLASAETELALAKSKARQIPLGEVNAELIPAEVQKLTEWARDGVDLRGLLPARRECLEWLKAEYLK